Proteins found in one Miscanthus floridulus cultivar M001 chromosome 4, ASM1932011v1, whole genome shotgun sequence genomic segment:
- the LOC136552719 gene encoding amidase 1-like: MAMGLEGGDYGAFMEKFELLPSQSQQQLPLHGLTFAIKDIFDISGRVTGFGNPDWARTHAPAGATSPVVLATLAAGAISIGKTVMDEMAYSINGENAHYGTPTNPCAPDRVPGGSSSGSAVAVGAKLVDFALGTDTGGSVRVPAAYCGIFGLRPSHGLVSTENVIPMSQMFDTVGWFARDLSTLSRVSNVLLPIPADNTIKRPTHFTIPKDCFEILGSLNDHTYQILNASVAKRFGNDAVDNRNLGEFVSSNVPTVEKFISDFSRSKAPSVPALSVISYVMRCLQRSEFKANHAEWVNTVKPNLGPGIRERVYEAIASEDEPMEDFHVLKTEFKLALSALVKDDGILAIPTVPGSPPKLRMEVVALENFRARAFSLLSIAGLSGFCQLSIPLGVRHGVPVSVSLVACHGADHFLLSVAQELYETLKEETKKAWSSPSSSLSHQP, translated from the exons ATGGCGATGGGGTTGGAGGGCGGCGACTACGGCGCCTTCATGGAGAAATTCGAGCTGCTGCCTTCGCAATCTCAGCAGCAGCTCCCGCTTCACGGCCTCACCTTTGCTATCAAAGACAT CTTCGACATCAGCGGCCGTGTCACTGGGTTCGGCAACCCGGACTGGGCGAGGACGCATGCCCCCGCCGGCGCCACCTCCCCCGTCGTCCTGGCGACGCTGGCCGCCGGCGCCATCAGCATCGGCAAGACCGTCATGGATGAGATGGCCTACAG CATAAATGGGGAGAACGCGCACTACGGCACGCCGACTAATCCGTGCGCTCCCGATAGAGTTCCTGGAGGGTCCTCAAGTGGATCAGCTGTTGCAGTTGGCGCAAAACTCGTCGACTTCGCTCTGG GCACTGACACTGGAGGTAGTGTGAGGGTACCTGCTGCCTATTGTGGCATATTTGGACTCAGGCCTTCCCATGGATTGGTTTCGACAGAGAATGTCATTCCAATGTCACAGATGTTTGACACTGTTG GGTGGTTTGCTAGAGATTTATCTACGTTATCTCGTGTAAGCAACGTGTTGTTGCCGATACCTGCTGACAACACTATCAAGCGACCAACTCATTTTACGATTCCTAAAGACTGTTTTGAAATCTTAGGCTCTTtgaatgaccacacatatcagaTTCTTAATGCATCAGTAGCTAAGAGATTTGGTA ATGATGCAGTAGACAATAGGAACCTTGGTGAGTTCGTCTCTAGCAATGTTCCGACTGTTGAGAAATTCATTAGCGACTTCTCCAGAAGCAAAGCACCATCTGTTCCTGCTCTATCTGTTATTTCATATGTCATGCGATGCCTCCAAAG GTCTGAATTCAAAGCTAACCATGCAGAGTGGGTCAACACTGTAAAGCCTAACCTAGGCCCTGGCATCCGAGAGCGGGTGTATGAAGCCATTGCATCAGAAGATGAACCCATGGAGGATTTTCATGTTCTGAAGACTGAATTCAAGTTGGCGCTATCTGCTCTTGTCAAG GATGATGGGATCCTTGCGATACCGACAGTTCCTGGTTCTCCACCAAAGCTGCGCATGGAGGTTGTTGCATTAGAAAACTTCCGCGCAAGAGCATTTTCATTGCTGTCGATCGCCGGACTATCTGGGTTTTGCCAG CTGAGCATTCCACTGGGAGTGCGCCATGGTGTTCCAGTGTCTGTCTCCCTAGTGGCATGCCATGGTGCGGACCATTTCCTCCTAAGTGTGGCTCAGGAGCTGTATGAGACGCTCAAAGAGGAGACCAAGAAAGCCTGGAGCTCACCAAGCTCCTCTCTGAGCCATCAACCATGA